The Cydia splendana chromosome Z, ilCydSple1.2, whole genome shotgun sequence genome window below encodes:
- the LOC134805240 gene encoding uncharacterized protein LOC134805240: MESGCPALIMPYCYAPGCNHISRRETCSFFRFPADTKLFEQWKALCPLKEKEPTNEDRLCSCHFINGDKANLPTVFAYSNASIEFSASSETILDNATSNDLMDQPTTQTDEWECRACLEKVGPTTSLVNLFDAWSSPWEGMESTVAEDLAKVGHIKLSSTDQHSKFICNTCYTKLQNACTFVAVVQKSDRILRQRFPQNTDLDPGDATVWPKPIQLDQNVNDTCFEIPMDIEIKQEVLSDNDYGENGNGCSDTLYKELADAEIKIEPEEWIKPQPIKINGTFSYHEGTEHSAQPNGNEMLEEFLDAPLKEEPTSEADSDPVPSDLPLECMLCAKSFHSVSGLKAHVIAQHSYKSVKRKMGGKQSPSKKKDKYVCSTCKRNFVTSTDLMVHETCHNKAICYGCNQKFDSFEQLSRHRVRCKVITTKDLPKPKTLEDVKRIIAEEHKSTDDEDLPKEQLECHLCTERFSDSYYMRIHQEIHHSSEQPEPAAAPPPDDSAHHMDPATLESIFSEDK; this comes from the exons ATGGAATCGGGTTGTCCTGCGTTGATAATGCCTTATTGTTACGCACCCGGGTGCAATCATATTTCTCGAAGAGAAACCTGCAGTTTCTTCAGATTTCCTGCCGATACAAAACTATTCGAGCAGTGGAAAGCTCTTTGCCC GCTTAAAGAAAAGGAGCCTACTAATGAAGACCGATTGTGCAGTTGCCATTTTATTAATGGTGATAAAGCAAATTTACCAACTGTATTTGCATATAGTAATGCAAGCATTGAATTCTCTGCATCATCAGAAACTATTCTTGACAA TGCAACATCAAATGATTTAATGGATCAGCCAACAACACAAACAGATGAGTGGGAGTGCAGGGCTTGTCTTGAGAAAGTTGGTCCTACCACAAGCCTAGTCAATCTTTTTGATGCTTGGTCATCACCATGGGAAGGAATGGAAAGTACTGTAGCTGAGGACCTTGCTAAAGTTGGACATATCAAG CTATCATCAACAGACCAACATTCAAAGTTTATCTGTAACACTTGTTACACAAAACTTCAGAATGCGTGTACTTTCGTTGCAGTTGTACAAAAAAGTGATAGAATTCTTAGACAGAGGTTCCCTCAGAATACAGATTTAGACCCAGGTGATGCCACCGTGTGGCCCAAACCTATTCAACTAGACCAAAATGTAAATGATACTTGTTTTGAAATTCCCATGGATATAGAAATTAAACAAGAAGTACTGTCTGATAATGACTATGGTGAGAATGGAAATGGATGTTCTGATACACTATACAAGGAGTTAGCAGATGCAGAAATAAAAATAGAGCCTGAGGAATGGATAAAACCACAACCTATTAAGATCAATG GTACATTTTCCTACCATGAAGGAACTGAGCATTCTGCACAGCCAAATGGAAATGAAATGCTGGAAGAG TTTTTAGATGCACCATTGAAAGAGGAACCCACTAGTGAGGCAGACTCTGACCCTGTACCTAGTGACCTTCCTCTGGAGTGTATGCTGTGCGCCAAGTCATTCCACAGTGTATCTGGGCTGAAG GCTCATGTGATAGCACAACATTCCTACAAATCAGTAAAAAGAAAAATGGGGGGGAAACAATCCCCATCAAAGAAGAAGGATAAATACGTGTGCTCAACATGTAAACGAA ATTTTGTAACATCTACAGATTTGATGGTTCATGAGACATGCCACAACAAAGCCATATGCTACGGCTGCAACCAGAAGTTCGACTCATTCGAACAGTTATCCAGGCATAGAGTGCGGTGTAAAGTAATCACTACAAAAGACCTACCAAAGCCCAAGACACTGGAAGATGTAAAACG GATAATAGCTGAGGAACACAAATCCACTGATGATGAGGATTTGCCGAAGGAACAACTCGAGTGTCACCTCTGCACAGAAAGGTTCAGCGATTCATACTACATGAGAATCCACCAAGAGATCCACCACAGCAGCGAGCAGCCCGAGCCGGCCGCGGCGCCGCCGCCCGACGACAGCGCGCACCACATGGACCCCGCCACACTTGAGAGCATCTTCAgtgaagataaataa